From a single Intestinibaculum porci genomic region:
- the tnpB gene encoding IS66 family insertion sequence element accessory protein TnpB (TnpB, as the term is used for proteins encoded by IS66 family insertion elements, is considered an accessory protein, since TnpC, encoded by a neighboring gene, is a DDE family transposase.): MNFLGDDIKQIFVCTEPVDLRKGIDGYAAIVQSIFHRSPMDHCLYIFCNKSHNKIKALYYDNASTGFWLLYKRLEKGTFKWKISSDGSYAEISEQQFRWLMEGLKINQPTAFKKIERQYV; the protein is encoded by the coding sequence ATGAATTTCTTAGGAGACGATATTAAGCAGATTTTTGTATGCACGGAACCGGTTGACCTGAGAAAAGGCATTGACGGCTATGCAGCCATCGTTCAGTCTATCTTCCACAGAAGTCCGATGGATCATTGCCTATACATCTTCTGCAACAAATCACACAATAAAATTAAGGCGCTCTACTATGACAACGCCAGCACAGGCTTTTGGCTGCTTTACAAAAGACTGGAAAAAGGAACGTTCAAATGGAAGATATCATCTGATGGCAGCTATGCGGAGATCAGCGAGCAGCAGTTCAGATGGCTGATGGAAGGACTCAAAATAAACCAGCCAACGGCATTCAAAAAGATAGAAAGGCAGTATGTATAA
- a CDS encoding NUDIX hydrolase, whose protein sequence is MEEQAIRFHITVKAIVIYQGKTLIMKRVRPSSDGLGYWELPGGGLEYGETPHEALKRELHEETGLEIKILKPVYTFTAIRPHYQTVGIGFLTIPTNDHVVLSDEHTDYKFVDEEELKEKLDAHIYNDIVKAIEEYNDLVDYHQLKQK, encoded by the coding sequence ATGGAAGAGCAAGCGATCAGATTTCATATTACTGTCAAAGCTATTGTTATTTATCAAGGAAAAACCCTGATCATGAAAAGAGTACGTCCATCAAGTGATGGCCTTGGTTACTGGGAATTGCCAGGAGGAGGCTTAGAATATGGGGAAACGCCCCATGAGGCTTTAAAAAGAGAACTTCATGAAGAAACAGGATTAGAGATTAAGATTTTAAAACCAGTTTATACTTTTACGGCGATTCGTCCGCATTATCAGACTGTCGGCATCGGTTTTTTAACCATTCCGACGAATGATCATGTGGTCTTATCTGATGAACATACGGATTATAAGTTTGTCGATGAAGAAGAATTAAAGGAAAAACTCGATGCCCATATTTATAATGATATTGTCAAAGCGATTGAAGAATATAATGATTTAGTTGATTATCATCAGCTCAAACAAAAATAG
- the pepV gene encoding dipeptidase PepV, producing MIDFYNEVLKEKENLLTDLKTLCQIPSVLDKSTAKGNQPFGAGCRQALDAMLAIGKRDGFVTDDVDGYAGSIDIGEGEDVFGILGHLDVVPVNKTGWNYPQFDATLDGDRLYGRGVADDKGPLLAAYYAAKIVNRMQFDRRYKMRVIFGCDEENGSSCVDYYFKHRPYPAMGFTPDADFPVVYGEKAISQYTLSGDFSQHDIIGIYGGKRFNVVPSVAEAYLKGDVKDYEASFKAFLAQYSLKGMIGKEGNVVKLLVNGRSAHGSMPQKGINAVVYLCHYLNSISKNALVDFVDRYFFEDTSGKALGIANEGRLGTTTVNLGVLNYKEGHAQIKLDIRYSDELTHKKLQETLMSHAKEVGFNEKHNDTDALYVDPNSELVTKLHASYVEYTNDHDHHPQVIGGGTYAKEMPNCVAFGAEFPGRDNHMHEDNETILLDELLKSTAIYAKALYDLIKK from the coding sequence ATGATCGATTTTTATAATGAGGTCTTAAAAGAAAAAGAAAATTTATTAACAGATTTAAAAACACTTTGTCAGATTCCATCTGTTTTAGATAAATCAACAGCGAAAGGAAACCAGCCATTTGGTGCTGGCTGCCGTCAGGCGCTTGATGCGATGCTAGCCATTGGGAAACGTGATGGTTTTGTAACAGATGATGTCGATGGTTATGCTGGCAGTATTGATATTGGTGAAGGAGAAGACGTCTTTGGGATCTTAGGCCACTTAGATGTTGTCCCAGTCAACAAAACCGGCTGGAACTATCCACAGTTTGATGCCACTTTAGATGGTGATCGTCTCTATGGACGTGGCGTCGCTGACGATAAAGGTCCACTCTTAGCTGCTTACTACGCTGCTAAAATCGTTAACAGAATGCAATTTGATCGTCGCTATAAGATGCGTGTCATCTTTGGCTGTGATGAAGAAAACGGCTCATCATGCGTGGACTATTATTTTAAACATCGTCCTTATCCAGCTATGGGCTTTACTCCTGATGCAGATTTCCCAGTTGTTTATGGTGAAAAAGCCATTTCTCAATATACCCTTTCAGGAGATTTCTCACAGCATGATATTATCGGCATTTATGGCGGTAAACGTTTTAATGTTGTGCCATCAGTCGCGGAAGCTTATCTCAAAGGTGATGTCAAAGACTATGAAGCTTCATTTAAAGCTTTCTTAGCACAATACAGTTTAAAAGGCATGATTGGCAAAGAAGGCAATGTCGTTAAATTATTAGTCAACGGTCGCTCTGCCCATGGTTCAATGCCTCAAAAAGGCATTAATGCAGTCGTTTATCTCTGCCATTATCTCAATAGTATTTCAAAAAATGCTTTAGTCGATTTTGTGGATCGTTATTTCTTTGAAGATACCAGCGGTAAAGCATTAGGGATTGCTAACGAAGGCCGTTTAGGGACCACAACCGTTAACTTAGGAGTCTTAAACTATAAAGAAGGACATGCCCAAATCAAATTAGATATCCGTTATTCTGACGAATTAACACATAAAAAACTCCAAGAAACATTAATGTCACACGCTAAAGAAGTTGGCTTTAATGAAAAGCACAATGATACGGATGCTTTATATGTTGATCCTAACAGTGAATTAGTCACTAAATTACATGCTTCTTATGTCGAATATACAAATGATCATGATCATCACCCACAGGTCATCGGCGGTGGTACATATGCCAAAGAAATGCCAAACTGTGTAGCCTTTGGAGCGGAATTCCCTGGTCGTGATAATCACATGCATGAAGATAATGAAACGATCTTACTTGATGAATTATTAAAATCAACAGCGATCTATGCGAAAGCACTGTATGATTTAATCAAAAAGTAG